A window of Apium graveolens cultivar Ventura chromosome 8, ASM990537v1, whole genome shotgun sequence contains these coding sequences:
- the LOC141678269 gene encoding protein ZINC INDUCED FACILITATOR-LIKE 1-like, whose translation MATEDINETLLEQGYNENCPGCRIDRHKLLQQGVPYKEVFTIWVVVLASALPISSLFPFLYFMVRDFHIAEEEEDISYYAGYVGSTFLLGRALTSVFWGRVADRYGRKVVIIFGTFAIVVFNTLFGLSVNLWMAIGTRFLLGSLNGLLGPIKAYASEFVRREYQALALATVSTAWGAGLIIGPALGGFFAQPADKFSVFSQESIFGRFPYFLPCLIISLVALVVGITCFWLPETLHMPEFHKVPRQDSLEKLESAYGSDRKEVMINTMKTDSSESLYKNWPLMSSILVYCVFSLHDIAYQEIFSLWAVSPRKLGGLNFSTDGVGKVLAFSGLGLLVFQLFLFPLLERRFGFLIVTRVSGFACIPLLTSYPYIALLSGVTLTVLLTCASVLKNILSVSITTGIFILQNRAVDQHQRGAANGISMTAMSFFKAIGPAGGGALLSWAQSRQDAAFLPGNQIVFFILNVVEAIGIALTFEPFLVLR comes from the exons ATGGCTACAGAAGATATCAACGAGACGCTTCTGGAGCAAGGCTACAATGAGAATTGCCCTGGCTGTAGAATTGACAGGCATAAACTGTTGCAACAAGGTGTGCCATACAAGGAAGTCTTTACAATATGGGTTGTGGTGCTTGCTTCAG CTCTGCCAATATCATCTCTTTTCCCGTTCCTTTATTTTATG GTAAGAGACTTTCATATTGCGGAAGAAGAAGAGGATATAAGTTACTATGCAGGGTATGTAG GTTCTACATTTCTGCTGGGAAGGGCTCTCACATCTGTCTTTTGGGGCAGGGTGGCTGATAGATATGGTCGCAAAGTAGTTATAATATTTGGCACTTTCGCAAT AGTTGTGTTCAACACTCTTTTCGGCCTTAGTGTAAACTTGTGGATGGCCATTGGTACAAGGTTTCTTCTTGGAAGCTTAAATGGATTACTTGGACCAATAAAG GCATATGCAAGTGAGTTTGTCCGGCGCGAATACCAGGCCTTAGCGCTAGCAACT GTTAGTACAGCATGGGGTGCAGGATTGATAATTGGCCCTGCTTTAGGAGGCTTCTTTGCGCAG CCTGCAGATAAATTTTCAGTATTTTCTCAAGAATCTATATTTGGGAG GTTCCCGTATTTTTTACCCTGCCTTATTATATCACTTGTGGCACTAGTTGTTGGTATCACTTGCTTTTGGCTTCCG GAGACACTGCACATGCCAGAATTCCACAAGGTACCGCGTCAAGACTCTTTAGAGAAGTTAGAGAGTGCGTATGGATCTGACAGGAAGGAAGTCATGATTAATACTATGAAAACAGATTCTTCTGAAAGTCTGTATAAGAACTGGCCCTTGATGTCATCAATTTTAGTCTATTGTGTTTTTTCACTTCACGATATAGCTTACCAAGAG ATATTCTCATTGTGGGCAGTGAGCCCTAGGAAATTAGGAGGGCTGAATTTTTCAACTGATGGTGTTGGTAAAGTTTTAGCATTTTCAG GGTTGGGACTTTTAGTCTTTCAACTTTTCTTGTTTCCGCTGTTAGAGAGGAGATTCGGGTTTCTCATTGTAACTCGTGTGTCAGGA TTTGCCTGTATTCCGCTTTTGACAAGTTATCCCTATATTGCGTTGCTATCAGGGGTCACCCTTACAGTCTTACTAACATGTGCCTCTGTGCTGAAGAATATACTATCT GTGTCCATCACAACTGGCATTTTCATACTTCAAAATAGGGCTGTG GATCAACACCAGAGAGGTGCTGCTAATGGCATTTCCATGACTGCGATGTCATTTTTCAAGGCGATTGGTCCAGCAGGTGGAGGGGCACT CCTTTCTTGGGCGCAAAGCCGCCAAGATGCTGCTTTCCTACCTG GTAATCAGATAGTTTTCTTCATCTTGAATGTAGTCGAAGCAATCGGAATTGCATTGACATTTGAACCATTTCTGGTTTTGCGGTAA